The following proteins are encoded in a genomic region of Sorangiineae bacterium MSr12523:
- a CDS encoding discoidin domain-containing protein, producing MWKRFFARGAALLVTVLCIGTILQCAQDEPSEVATETKELAACGTTNAALSRPTTASSQENDAFIAGAATDGNAGTRWSSAFSDPQWLQVDLGSNQSICGIQLNWEAAYARAYQIQTSSDGSNWNTIYSTTTGAGGTEVLTVSGNGRYVRMYGTARATGYGYSLWDFQVFTGSGGGTGSLISQFRPVVASSWEGGNAPGAALDGRTNTRWSSQFSDPQWIYVDLGGNATITGVTLNWETAYATGYRIEVSNDASTWNPIYTTTTGKGGIENLAVSGTGRYVRMLGTARASGYGYSLWEFEVYGTVDTSSSTPPMLSGPTRAPGTLGQFVLSAPVDGAMITTTRRPALSWASVPGAVRYEVWLNVSRTDYDFAAPGRLLDWYTKVAEPTGTSYTPTWDLPDRWTYQWFIVSVDGGGARQASNLRTFSVYLPTVSTVADGVPIVNGCRDLNKDGAIQPYEDWRLPVETRVSDLLGRMTAEEKAFQMFYNAQAFPRAGWHFGPAQAQDLHGYLLASSGTRLGIPFISAGDTIHGYQTTYPTQSALAAARDYPLDYALGDMQRREELEVGTRGILGPLAEVGTKVIYPRIQEGNGENADVAAAQVRALVAGLQGGPELNPRSVLATVKHWPGEGAGGEALITYDAVTIKYHMIPFRAAIEAGAVNIMPGYAGSSYLDPGGPGAGNSAPILAYLRQNLGYTGLITTDWLPSGAWVSAANAGSDVMGGADPGAPGYSIATFLAGVPMTRIDDAVRRVLRLKFKMGLFENPYGDPVNGPYRIHTPAYAELANRASREAMTLLKNDGVLPLRLAAGDNIVVAGPRATDGSACCIWTSYFHQEYGSLTIFDAIKARATRAGVNVYQDTGPAPKLAVVAVGEASYTHATNWVKEQPYLPADQLSIIQNFRNQGIPVIVLLVLPRPYVITDWQGLASAIVVTYRGGEEMGPAAASLLFGDYTPRGKLPWQLPRSLDQVLKPGGTDVLADANEGWDLPYDLGATAAERTDIRTRINAGQTVPSTYGNPLFPYGAGLQSW from the coding sequence ATGTGGAAGCGATTCTTCGCGCGTGGTGCTGCCCTGCTGGTCACGGTTTTGTGCATCGGTACCATTCTTCAATGTGCGCAGGATGAGCCGTCGGAGGTCGCGACGGAAACCAAGGAGCTCGCGGCCTGCGGCACGACCAATGCGGCATTGAGTCGGCCGACGACCGCGTCGTCGCAAGAGAACGATGCATTCATCGCGGGCGCGGCCACCGATGGAAATGCGGGAACGCGCTGGTCCAGTGCCTTCAGCGACCCACAGTGGCTGCAAGTGGATTTGGGCTCGAATCAATCGATTTGCGGGATTCAATTGAATTGGGAAGCGGCTTATGCCCGCGCCTACCAGATCCAAACCTCATCGGATGGATCGAATTGGAATACCATCTACAGCACGACGACCGGTGCGGGGGGGACGGAAGTTTTGACCGTGAGCGGGAATGGCCGTTATGTGCGGATGTACGGCACGGCGAGGGCCACCGGCTATGGGTACTCCCTTTGGGATTTCCAAGTGTTCACGGGCAGCGGCGGTGGCACGGGATCCCTGATTTCGCAGTTCCGGCCCGTGGTGGCCTCGTCGTGGGAGGGCGGCAACGCGCCGGGGGCCGCGCTCGATGGGCGGACGAACACCCGCTGGAGCAGCCAATTCAGCGATCCGCAATGGATTTACGTGGACCTCGGCGGCAACGCGACCATCACCGGTGTCACGTTGAACTGGGAGACGGCGTACGCCACGGGCTACCGCATCGAGGTCTCCAACGACGCGTCGACGTGGAATCCCATTTACACGACGACCACCGGAAAAGGCGGCATCGAAAACCTCGCGGTGAGCGGCACCGGTCGCTACGTTCGAATGCTCGGCACCGCACGCGCTTCCGGCTATGGGTATTCACTTTGGGAGTTCGAGGTGTACGGAACCGTCGACACCTCGAGCAGCACACCGCCCATGCTGTCCGGCCCCACGCGCGCTCCGGGCACACTCGGACAATTTGTACTTTCGGCCCCTGTGGATGGTGCGATGATCACGACCACGCGGCGGCCTGCACTCTCGTGGGCGAGTGTGCCCGGCGCCGTGCGCTACGAAGTGTGGCTCAATGTCAGCCGAACGGATTACGACTTTGCAGCCCCCGGGCGGTTGCTCGACTGGTACACGAAGGTGGCCGAACCCACGGGCACGAGCTACACGCCAACATGGGATTTGCCGGACCGGTGGACGTACCAATGGTTCATCGTCTCGGTGGACGGGGGCGGCGCCAGGCAGGCATCGAACCTTCGCACGTTCAGCGTGTACCTCCCCACCGTGAGCACGGTGGCGGACGGTGTGCCCATCGTCAATGGCTGCCGTGATCTCAACAAAGACGGCGCCATTCAGCCCTACGAAGACTGGCGTCTGCCCGTCGAAACGCGGGTGAGCGATCTCTTGGGCCGAATGACCGCCGAGGAGAAGGCATTTCAAATGTTTTACAATGCGCAAGCGTTTCCGCGGGCAGGCTGGCATTTTGGCCCGGCGCAAGCGCAGGATCTCCACGGGTATCTGCTGGCGTCTTCGGGCACGCGGCTCGGTATTCCGTTCATCTCGGCGGGCGATACCATTCATGGATATCAAACGACGTATCCGACGCAGAGCGCATTGGCGGCGGCGCGCGATTATCCTTTGGATTACGCGCTCGGCGACATGCAGCGCCGCGAGGAGCTGGAGGTGGGAACGCGCGGAATCCTCGGGCCGCTCGCCGAGGTGGGAACGAAGGTGATTTACCCGCGCATCCAGGAGGGCAATGGCGAAAATGCCGATGTGGCGGCGGCGCAAGTCCGCGCCTTGGTGGCGGGGCTTCAGGGCGGGCCGGAGTTGAATCCGCGATCGGTGCTCGCGACGGTGAAGCATTGGCCCGGCGAGGGCGCGGGCGGCGAGGCGCTGATCACGTACGACGCCGTGACGATCAAGTACCATATGATTCCATTCCGGGCCGCCATCGAGGCGGGCGCGGTGAACATCATGCCGGGATACGCCGGCAGCTCGTACCTCGATCCCGGTGGACCGGGTGCCGGCAACAGCGCGCCCATTCTGGCGTACCTGCGGCAGAACTTGGGCTACACGGGACTCATCACGACGGACTGGCTCCCGTCCGGCGCATGGGTGAGCGCGGCCAATGCAGGCTCCGACGTCATGGGCGGCGCCGATCCCGGGGCACCGGGGTATTCGATCGCGACATTCCTCGCGGGGGTGCCGATGACCCGAATCGACGATGCGGTACGACGCGTGCTGCGGCTGAAGTTCAAAATGGGCCTATTCGAGAATCCGTATGGCGATCCCGTGAATGGCCCTTACCGGATCCATACCCCCGCGTACGCGGAATTGGCCAATCGGGCCTCGCGCGAGGCCATGACGCTGCTCAAGAACGACGGGGTGCTCCCGCTGCGTCTAGCGGCAGGCGACAACATCGTCGTGGCCGGCCCGCGTGCCACGGACGGGAGTGCTTGCTGCATTTGGACGAGCTATTTCCACCAGGAATATGGGTCGCTGACGATTTTCGACGCCATCAAGGCCCGCGCCACACGCGCCGGTGTGAATGTGTATCAGGACACCGGCCCAGCGCCAAAGTTGGCCGTGGTGGCCGTGGGGGAGGCCTCGTACACGCACGCCACGAATTGGGTGAAAGAGCAGCCGTATCTGCCGGCAGATCAATTGTCGATCATCCAGAATTTCCGAAATCAAGGGATCCCGGTGATCGTTCTTCTGGTCCTCCCCCGCCCTTACGTCATTACCGACTGGCAAGGTCTGGCCAGTGCCATCGTCGTCACCTACCGCGGCGGTGAAGAAATGGGGCCGGCCGCCGCCAGCCTTCTCTTCGGCGATTACACGCCTCGCGGAAAGCTGCCTTGGCAACTTCCTCGCAGCCTCGATCAAGTGCTGAAGCCCGGAGGTACGGACGTGCTGGCCGACGCGAACGAGGGCTGGGATCTACCCTACGATCTTGGCGCCACCGCCGCCGAGCGGACGGACATTCGCACGCGAATCAACGCCGGGCAAACGGTGCCGAGCACGTATGGGAATCCGCTTTTTCCATACGGCGCGGGCCTTCAAAGCTGGTAG
- a CDS encoding LysE family translocator yields the protein MILDPHLLAAFVVTTAVAMIVPGPDMFFVLGCGIRGGPRAGLLATCGVATSEAIHVALAAAGLSALFAAVPTAFTVVRLIGAAYLVYLGIQSIRNRSNFDIEALSAPALAPVRAQAYFVRGLMTNLLNPKMVTFTVALLPQFVNPNLGHVWAQFAVLGVILVAFEFLVDGTVGVLAGRIGAWLRRRRAVQRALDVAAGGIFIGLGIRLAVEKR from the coding sequence ATGATTCTCGATCCGCACCTCTTGGCAGCCTTCGTCGTGACCACCGCCGTGGCCATGATCGTCCCCGGTCCCGATATGTTCTTCGTCCTGGGTTGCGGCATCCGCGGCGGGCCGCGCGCCGGGTTGCTGGCCACGTGCGGCGTCGCCACCAGCGAAGCGATCCACGTGGCGTTGGCCGCCGCGGGCCTCTCGGCATTGTTCGCCGCCGTTCCGACGGCCTTCACCGTGGTGCGACTCATTGGAGCCGCCTACCTCGTGTATTTGGGCATTCAAAGCATCCGAAACCGAAGCAACTTCGATATCGAGGCCTTATCTGCGCCGGCGCTGGCCCCCGTACGAGCGCAGGCGTATTTCGTGCGCGGGCTCATGACGAACCTGCTCAATCCCAAGATGGTCACCTTCACGGTGGCCTTGCTGCCACAATTCGTGAATCCCAACTTGGGGCACGTGTGGGCGCAATTCGCCGTTCTCGGCGTCATCTTGGTGGCCTTCGAGTTTCTCGTCGATGGCACCGTAGGCGTTCTGGCGGGCCGCATCGGTGCCTGGCTACGCCGCCGGCGTGCCGTGCAACGGGCGCTCGATGTCGCCGCCGGAGGAATTTTCATTGGATTGGGGATCCGCCTTGCCGTCGAGAAACGGTGA
- a CDS encoding winged helix-turn-helix domain-containing protein yields the protein MSHEPILLTSRFDIANFGELVSDPSRVTMLLSLMDDRARPATELAQLAGITPQTASFHLQRLVDGGLLRVEPLGRHRYFRLAGEDVAEALEAVALLNPPKPARVPQSPARVELTQARMCYHHLAGRLGVAWLGAIEHARFLRVRDGAFSLTKRGIAWFEGCGLSASRWPPGKFCLDWTERRHHLGGPLGALLTRHLFTMEWIARRGEGRAVRVTAKGRRELARQLALPNDVL from the coding sequence GTGTCCCACGAACCGATCCTCCTGACCTCGCGCTTCGACATCGCGAACTTCGGTGAGCTCGTCAGCGATCCCTCGCGGGTGACCATGCTCCTCTCGCTGATGGACGATCGCGCGCGGCCGGCCACCGAGCTGGCGCAGCTCGCGGGGATCACGCCGCAGACGGCGAGCTTTCACCTGCAGCGGCTCGTCGATGGCGGCCTTCTTCGCGTGGAGCCCTTGGGGCGCCACCGGTACTTTCGCTTGGCGGGTGAAGACGTGGCCGAGGCCCTCGAGGCCGTGGCGCTGCTGAATCCGCCGAAGCCTGCGCGCGTTCCCCAGAGCCCCGCGCGGGTCGAGCTCACGCAAGCGCGCATGTGTTACCACCACCTCGCGGGACGCCTCGGTGTCGCGTGGCTCGGCGCCATCGAGCACGCGCGCTTTCTGCGCGTGCGCGACGGTGCGTTCTCCCTCACCAAGCGAGGCATCGCATGGTTCGAAGGCTGCGGGCTCTCGGCCTCGCGCTGGCCACCCGGCAAATTTTGCCTCGATTGGACGGAGCGCCGTCATCACCTCGGCGGGCCGCTCGGTGCGCTTCTCACGCGCCATCTTTTCACCATGGAGTGGATCGCACGCCGGGGCGAAGGCCGCGCGGTGCGCGTCACCGCGAAAGGCCGGCGCGAGCTCGCGCGCCAGCTCGCATTGCCGAACGACGTCTTGTAA
- a CDS encoding pyrroloquinoline quinone-dependent dehydrogenase, giving the protein MTFRNMACTLCMGAVALGVGSSCREASLESPEDAISKHEASLVAEGEWPGYGRDPGGARHSPLAQIDRSNAARLQPAWTYRTGDLAQGIFQPNKSTFQATPIYLWNTLYVSTGFNRVLALDPESGKPRWTFDPGVDITVPRPTGLTSRGVSAWEDAAAPDSSPCKRRIFLGTLDARLIALDAMTGARCTGFGQNGSADLTTGLANVTPGRYGVTSPPAIVNGVVVVGSIVLDGTGVDVPSGVVRAFDARTGAERWRWDPIPRTPSEPGYEAWSPEEVARAGAGNVWSLMAVDAERDLVFLPTSSPAPDYYGGLRKGPGPHANSLVALRASTGALVWAYQVVHHDIWDYDIASPPLLTTIPHDGGAIQAVAVATKPGHLFFLNRDTGTPIFPVEERPVPASDVPGEAASPTQPFPSVTPNLVGDTHISPDDAFGLTLLDRQYCRGLLANARSEGLFTPASRGSSIQFPGPIGGAHWGGMAVDEARGLLITSVNRVADIVRVIPRNELYIPLPGEMIYEQVGTPYKVGRRVPRGLEIGFPCTPPPWGKLVAVDLASGGIRWDVPIGQFAEAKLIPGSERWGSMLLGGPIVTDGGLVIVAGTMDDRIRIFDIETGKELWRADLPAGGQATPMTYRAPSGKQFVVIAAGGSTYLSRPPGDYLVAFALP; this is encoded by the coding sequence ATGACCTTTCGGAATATGGCGTGCACGCTTTGCATGGGCGCGGTCGCGCTCGGGGTGGGATCGAGCTGCAGGGAGGCTTCGCTGGAATCGCCGGAAGATGCGATTTCCAAGCATGAAGCATCGCTCGTAGCGGAAGGCGAGTGGCCCGGCTATGGGCGCGATCCCGGCGGGGCGCGTCATTCGCCGCTGGCGCAGATTGATCGAAGTAACGCGGCGCGTTTGCAGCCGGCATGGACGTACCGCACGGGAGATCTCGCGCAAGGGATCTTCCAGCCGAACAAAAGCACCTTCCAGGCAACACCGATTTACCTCTGGAATACGCTTTATGTAAGCACGGGCTTCAATCGCGTGCTGGCCCTCGATCCGGAAAGTGGAAAGCCGCGTTGGACCTTCGATCCGGGGGTCGACATCACGGTGCCGCGCCCCACCGGGCTCACGTCGCGCGGCGTTTCGGCCTGGGAGGACGCGGCCGCGCCGGATTCGTCCCCGTGCAAACGGCGCATTTTCCTGGGCACCCTCGATGCGCGGCTCATCGCCCTCGACGCGATGACCGGGGCGCGGTGCACGGGATTCGGGCAGAACGGCAGTGCCGATCTCACGACGGGGCTCGCGAACGTTACGCCGGGTCGTTACGGGGTGACCTCGCCGCCGGCCATCGTCAACGGCGTCGTCGTGGTGGGCTCGATCGTGCTCGATGGCACCGGGGTGGATGTACCGAGCGGCGTCGTGCGTGCCTTCGACGCACGCACGGGCGCGGAGAGGTGGCGGTGGGATCCCATTCCGCGCACGCCGTCCGAGCCGGGCTACGAGGCGTGGTCACCCGAGGAGGTGGCGCGCGCGGGCGCAGGCAACGTGTGGAGCCTCATGGCCGTGGATGCGGAGCGCGACTTGGTCTTCTTGCCCACGAGCTCCCCTGCCCCCGATTATTACGGTGGATTGCGCAAGGGCCCGGGCCCGCATGCCAATTCGCTGGTCGCGCTGCGTGCCTCGACGGGGGCCCTCGTCTGGGCGTACCAAGTCGTTCACCACGATATATGGGATTACGACATTGCCTCCCCGCCCTTGCTGACCACGATTCCGCATGATGGCGGCGCGATCCAGGCCGTTGCCGTGGCAACGAAACCGGGGCATCTATTCTTCCTGAATCGCGATACCGGGACTCCCATTTTTCCCGTGGAAGAACGACCGGTGCCCGCGAGCGACGTTCCCGGGGAGGCGGCATCGCCGACGCAGCCCTTTCCGAGCGTCACACCGAACCTGGTGGGCGATACGCATATCTCACCGGACGACGCGTTCGGCCTCACCTTGCTGGACCGCCAATATTGCCGCGGGCTCTTGGCCAATGCGCGCTCCGAAGGTCTGTTCACACCGGCGAGCCGCGGCAGCTCGATTCAATTTCCCGGCCCCATCGGCGGTGCCCATTGGGGCGGCATGGCCGTCGACGAAGCGCGCGGATTGCTGATTACGAGCGTCAACCGCGTGGCCGACATCGTGCGGGTGATTCCACGCAACGAATTGTACATTCCGCTGCCCGGGGAAATGATCTACGAGCAAGTTGGAACGCCGTACAAAGTCGGGCGGCGCGTTCCGAGGGGGCTCGAAATCGGATTTCCGTGCACCCCGCCGCCGTGGGGCAAATTGGTGGCGGTGGATCTCGCCTCCGGCGGCATCCGCTGGGATGTGCCCATTGGGCAATTCGCGGAGGCCAAGTTGATTCCCGGCTCCGAAAGATGGGGCTCCATGCTGCTGGGCGGGCCCATCGTCACGGACGGCGGCCTGGTCATCGTGGCGGGCACGATGGACGATCGCATTCGCATCTTCGACATCGAGACAGGCAAAGAGCTATGGCGCGCCGATCTTCCCGCCGGTGGACAGGCCACGCCCATGACGTACCGCGCGCCGAGCGGCAAGCAGTTCGTCGTGATCGCGGCGGGCGGCAGCACGTACCTCTCGCGCCCGCCGGGCGACTATCTGGTGGCGTTCGCGCTCCCCTGA
- the amrB gene encoding AmmeMemoRadiSam system protein B, whose translation MPDPRHGRVLVLRDTHGIATGHACIPPALVPVVARFTGEHAYEHIARDASAEAGVHIPVELVRKLADELDEALFLDSPTYHRARANIERDFATAPVRKAAHAGGAYLGEAEDLRKYLDEKCLGRAKLNDLDGHGRSIVGLVAPHIDPWRGAVGYGHAYSALASRLPPEADTFIVFGTSHAPMREPFALCRKSFDTPLGTVSADFEAIDQLAGAARFDPYADQFNHKREHSLEFQVVFLKHLLGDKPMRIVPILAGLGEHQANGGDPSEDTHVEAFLDGVRNLVESRPGRVVLIAGADLAHVGPRFGDASPMNDRERAQLEKVDRESLSRALDRDPGAFWQDVARDLDTRRVCGLAPIYALLKSLPARTASLKAKVRSTNGHAKTRTNGKHAAGAATRNGNGHGNGSAYGQLLHYEQTVDKEDGSIVSHAGVAFFE comes from the coding sequence GTGCCCGATCCGCGTCATGGACGGGTTCTAGTCCTCCGCGACACGCATGGAATTGCCACCGGACATGCGTGCATTCCGCCCGCGCTGGTGCCCGTGGTGGCGCGATTTACCGGGGAACACGCGTACGAGCACATTGCACGCGATGCGTCAGCCGAGGCCGGGGTGCATATCCCCGTCGAGCTCGTTCGGAAGCTCGCGGATGAGCTCGACGAAGCGCTTTTTCTGGATAGCCCAACCTATCACCGAGCTCGAGCGAACATCGAGCGTGACTTCGCGACGGCGCCGGTGCGCAAGGCAGCCCATGCGGGCGGTGCGTACTTGGGCGAGGCCGAGGATCTGCGCAAGTACCTCGACGAGAAATGCTTGGGCCGCGCCAAGCTGAACGATCTCGATGGTCACGGTCGAAGCATCGTCGGCTTGGTGGCCCCGCACATCGATCCGTGGCGCGGCGCGGTGGGGTATGGGCATGCCTACTCCGCATTGGCGTCGCGGCTGCCGCCGGAAGCGGACACGTTCATCGTCTTTGGCACATCGCACGCGCCGATGCGCGAGCCGTTCGCGCTCTGTCGCAAGTCGTTCGACACGCCGCTGGGCACCGTTTCGGCGGACTTCGAGGCCATCGATCAATTGGCCGGCGCCGCCCGATTCGATCCTTATGCCGATCAGTTCAACCACAAGCGAGAACACTCGCTGGAGTTCCAGGTTGTCTTTTTGAAGCACCTGCTCGGCGACAAGCCGATGCGCATCGTGCCCATTCTCGCAGGGTTGGGAGAACATCAAGCCAATGGGGGCGATCCCTCCGAGGACACGCACGTGGAGGCTTTTCTCGATGGGGTGCGCAACCTCGTCGAGAGTCGGCCGGGCCGGGTGGTGCTCATTGCGGGGGCGGACCTTGCGCACGTGGGGCCGAGGTTCGGCGATGCATCGCCCATGAACGACCGCGAACGTGCCCAATTGGAAAAGGTCGATCGCGAATCGTTGTCGCGGGCCCTCGACCGCGATCCTGGCGCCTTTTGGCAAGACGTGGCGCGCGATCTCGATACGCGCCGCGTGTGCGGACTCGCACCGATTTACGCGCTGCTCAAGTCTCTCCCCGCGAGGACGGCCTCGCTCAAGGCCAAGGTGCGAAGCACGAATGGCCACGCGAAGACGCGCACCAATGGCAAACACGCCGCCGGCGCGGCCACCAGGAATGGCAATGGCCATGGCAACGGCTCGGCGTACGGGCAGCTCTTGCACTACGAACAAACCGTCGACAAGGAAGATGGCTCGATTGTCAGCCACGCGGGCGTAGCGTTCTTCGAATAA